In the genome of Epinephelus lanceolatus isolate andai-2023 chromosome 18, ASM4190304v1, whole genome shotgun sequence, one region contains:
- the LOC117268318 gene encoding alpha-2,8-sialyltransferase 8E-like has translation MRVLRLKLRICWMFTFICLGTLLTTLLWSMVNNSDAVSHSLPRHKKSHPPPTKLCEGCKEILDKVKELYSKTWEKHEYNYQKIRLQLSTQCNGFDKAIITQANTPVGSMIVYDGEKTRTLKVTSKIFSTFAKEHPFQNKTRDTCAVVGNGGILTNSSCGKMIDSAQFVIRCNLPPLENGYEEDVGIKTDLVTANPSIFLFKYQSLLERHRPFVDSLRSYGNSLLLCPAFSYGFNTNVCQRAAYSVEDFEIPMRPVYLNPDYLLSLVRFWRSQGLKENRHSTGLMMVSLALELCTNVHLYGFWPYGNHPHGLYALTNHYYDDVAPKKGVHTMSSEFELLLRLHNQGILRLHLEDCSSD, from the exons ATGAGGGTACTGCGTTTGAAATTACGCATCTGTTGGATgttcacttttatttgtttgggGACCCTGCTGACCACTCTCCTCTGGTCCATGGTCAACAACAG TGATGCGGTGTCCCACAGTCTGCCTCGCCACAAGAAAAGCCACCCTCCACCCACTAAACTCTGTGAAGGTTGCAA agagATCCTTGACAAAGTGAAAGAGCTTTATTCTAAAACTTGGGAGAAGCACGAGTACAATTACCAAAAAATCAg ATTACAGCTGAGCACTCAGTGCAATGGTTTTGACAAGGCCATCATTACTCAGGCTAACACTCCGGTGGGATCCATGATTGTGTACGACGGGGAAAAGACGAGGACCCTCAAGGTGACATCGAAGATTTTTAGCACCTTCGCAAAG GAGCatccttttcaaaacaaaacacgGGACACGTGTGCTGTTGTTGGGAACGGAGGGATCCTGACCAACAGCAGCTGTGGAAAGATGATCGATTCAGCTCAGTTTGTTATCAG GTGCAACCTACCTCCTTTGGAAAATGGCTATGAGGAAGATGTGGGCATCAAGACTGACCTTGTGACAGCAAACCCAAGCATCTTTCTATTCAA gTATCAGTCTCTATTGGAGCGCCATCGTCCTTTTGTGGACAGTCTGCGTAGCTACGGCAATTCCCTGCTGCTTTGTCCCGCCTTCTCCTATGGCTTTAACACTAATGTGTGCCAGCGGGCTGCCTACAGTGTTGAAGACTTTGAAATCCCCATGCGGCCTGTGTACTTAAATCCTGACTACCTCCTGAGTCTGGTCCGCTTCTGGCGCTCCCAAGGCCTAAAAGAAAATCGACACAGCACCGGCCTCATGATGGTTAGCCTGGCACTGGAACTCTGTACCAATGTGCATCTGTATGGGTTCTGGCCCTACGGTAATCACCCGCATGGACTCTACGCCCTGACTAACCACTACTATGATGATGTAGCACCTAAAAAAGGAGTCCACACCATGTCGAGTGAGTTTGAGCTCTTGTTGCGGCTGCACAATCAGGGGATTCTCAGGCTTCACCTGGAAGATTGTTCATCAGATTAA
- the gjc1 gene encoding gap junction gamma-1 protein, with product MSWSFLTRLLEEIHNHSTFVGKLWLTVLIVFRIVLTAVGGESIYYDEQSKFVCNSGQPGCENVCYDAFAPLSHVRFWVFQIILVAMPSLMYMGYAVNKIARLDEAKGGGGSAAVRTGGGGYTHRKPRKICFGARQHRGIEETEEDQEDDPMIYEVPEIEPPKRPRDPLQPTPRPKIRHDGRKRIRDEGLMRVYVLQLVTRTLLEAGFLAGQYLLYGFRVMPVFVCSGKPCPHSVDCFVSRPTEKTIFLRIMYGVTVLCLTLNVWEMLHLGIGTICDILRRRRCPPQEDEYQLGLLGTNGGVEGSVGGTGPEAGSEGGVGGDGAADYVGYPFSWNTPSAPPGYNIVVKPEQMPYTDLSNAKMACKQNRANIAQEEQQQFGSNEDNFPTGGEARVALNKDMIQQAHEQLEAAIQAYSQQHRAEEQLGDNQDDKPQSNIIQAQPQPQPQPQKERKHRFKHGKGGSSGGGSSSNSSSSKSGEGKPSVWI from the coding sequence ATGAGCTGGAGCTTCCTCACGCGGCTGCTGGAGGAGATCCACAACCACTCCACCTTCGTGGGGAAGCTGTGGCTCACCGTGCTCATCGTCTTCCGCATTGTTCTCACTGCCGTTGGGGGAGAGTCCATCTACTACGATGAACAGAGCAAGTTTGTCTGCAACTCGGGCCAGCCGGGCTGCGAGAATGTCTGCTATGATGCCTTTGCCCCTCTATCTCACGTTCGCTTCTGGGTCTTCCAAATCATCTTGGTGGCGATGCCTTCTCTCATGTACATGGGCTATGCTGTCAATAAGATCGCACGATTGGATGAAGCCAAAGGAGGAGGTGGTTCTGCTGCAGTTAGAACAGGAGGAGGgggctacacacacagaaaacccaGGAAGATCTGCTTTGGAGCACGGCAGCATCGGGGCATTGAGGAGACTGAGGAGGACCAGGAGGATGATCCCATGATCTATGAGGTACCAGAGATTGAGCCCCCTAAAAGGCCACGGGATCCACTGCAACCCACACCTAGACCCAAAATCCGGCATGATGGGCGCAAGCGTATAAGAGATGAGGGGCTGATGCGGGTTTATGTTTTACAGTTGGTGACTCGTACACTGCTGGAAGCAGGCTTCCTTGCAGGCCAGTATTTGCTGTATGGGTTCCGTGTGATGCCCGTGTTTGTGTGCTCGGGGAAACCTTGTCCCCATAGTGTCGATTGCTTTGTGTCACGGCCTACAGAGAAGACCATCTTCCTGCGTATCATGTATGGTGTCACTGTCCTCTGCCTCACGCTCAACGTTTGGGAGATGCTCCATTTGGGGATTGGTACCATCTGTGACATTCTCCGCCGTCGGCGCTGCCCACCTCAGGAGGACGAGTACCAGTTGGGATTGCTTGGCACCAACGGGGGTGTGGAGGGCTCAGTAGGGGGGACAGGGCCAGAGGCAGGCTCTGAGGGAGGGGTGGGTGGAGACGGGGCTGCGGATTACGTTGGTTACCCCTTCTCATGGAACACCCCATCAGCTCCACCTGGCTATAACATTGTGGTAAAGCCAGAGCAGATGCCCTACACGGACCTAAGCAACGCTAAGATGGCATGCAAGCAGAACAGGGCAAATATTGCCCAAGAGGAACAGCAGCAATTCGGTAGCAATGAGGATAACTTTCCCACCGGAGGGGAGGCCCGTGTGGCTTTGAACAAAGACATGATCCAGCAAGCTCATGAGCAACTGGAGGCGGCCATCCAGGCATACAGTCAGCAGCACCGGGCAGAAGAGCAGCTTGGAGACAACCAGGATGACAAGCCCCAAAGTAACATTATCCAGGCCCAACCTCAGCCACAGCCTCAGCCCCAGAAAGAGCGCAAGCATAGATTCAAGCACGGAAAAGGTGGCAGCAGTggaggaggcagcagcagcaacagcagcagcagcaaatcaGGAGAGGGTAAGCCCTCTGTATGGATTTAA